In Bacillus sp. SB49, a single window of DNA contains:
- a CDS encoding thiolase family protein, producing the protein MGNRDAVIVSAVRTAIGKQGGSLATVPAHVLGAEVIKEAVKRAKVNPEQIEDVIFGNVLSGGGNIARFSALQTGLSMKIPGLTVDRQCGSGVNAIHLAAQAIRSGDGDVYVAGGTESMSRAPYLMDRPERPYSPVPPSFRSSQLSPKEIGDPPMGITAENLAEQYNISREDQDAFAQRSQERMGLAMAERRFDEQIVPLHIPVRKGEPVEFKQDEHPRPSSTIEGMAKLKPAFAQGGSVTAANSSGLNDAAAALTLMSREKAEAVGVEPLAKIVACTVAGVDPNIMGIGTVPATQKIMEQTGLSLADMDVIEINEAFAAQVLACQAELKMNMEKVNVNGGAISHGHPLGATGAILTTKAAYELKRIGGRYALITACIGGGQGISMIIERD; encoded by the coding sequence TTGGGGAATAGAGATGCAGTGATCGTATCAGCAGTCCGGACGGCCATTGGAAAGCAGGGAGGTTCTCTTGCAACCGTACCGGCGCATGTTCTTGGTGCAGAAGTTATTAAGGAAGCCGTGAAGCGTGCGAAAGTCAATCCCGAACAGATTGAAGACGTCATTTTCGGTAATGTTTTGAGCGGGGGAGGAAATATTGCCAGATTTTCCGCCCTGCAGACAGGGTTATCAATGAAAATCCCCGGATTGACGGTGGACCGCCAGTGCGGGTCCGGGGTGAATGCTATTCACTTAGCTGCTCAAGCCATTAGATCTGGAGACGGAGATGTATATGTCGCTGGGGGAACAGAAAGCATGAGCAGGGCTCCTTATCTGATGGATCGGCCGGAGCGTCCCTACAGTCCTGTCCCCCCATCGTTCCGATCCTCACAGTTATCGCCGAAGGAGATTGGAGATCCACCCATGGGAATCACGGCAGAAAACCTTGCCGAACAGTACAATATATCCCGGGAGGATCAAGATGCGTTTGCCCAGCGTAGTCAGGAGCGGATGGGGCTTGCCATGGCAGAAAGGCGGTTCGATGAACAGATTGTACCTCTTCACATTCCAGTGCGGAAAGGTGAACCGGTCGAATTTAAACAGGATGAACATCCACGACCGTCCTCAACGATTGAGGGGATGGCGAAGCTGAAGCCTGCATTTGCTCAAGGGGGCAGTGTGACGGCAGCGAACAGTTCCGGGTTGAACGATGCCGCTGCTGCATTAACCCTTATGTCGCGTGAAAAAGCGGAGGCGGTTGGAGTGGAGCCGCTCGCAAAAATTGTTGCCTGTACGGTTGCCGGCGTTGACCCTAACATTATGGGGATAGGTACGGTTCCCGCCACACAAAAAATCATGGAGCAGACGGGATTATCACTGGCTGACATGGATGTCATTGAAATTAATGAGGCGTTCGCAGCCCAGGTTCTTGCCTGTCAGGCGGAATTGAAAATGAATATGGAGAAGGTGAACGTTAACGGCGGAGCCATTTCTCATGGCCATCCACTTGGTGCGACCGGAGCGATCCTGACGACGAAAGCAGCCTATGAGCTGAAACGCATCGGTGGAAGATATGCGTTGATCACGGCTTGTATCGGAGGCGGCCAGGGGATATCGATGATCATCGAACGTGATTGA
- a CDS encoding SDR family NAD(P)-dependent oxidoreductase, whose protein sequence is MGRFDSTVAVVTGAGSGIGAATAMRLAEEGAVVVLVGRTTSKLEHVAADIQEAFGARRASIYQADVSEEEQLAGLAAFLYETYGNVDVLVNNAGTSGKSSILEMEASEWDRIQDVNLKSVFLVSKALAPLMMEKESRKRSIVNVASLSGHKAGAKIPHYSSSKAAVINFTKALALEFADSGVRVNSVSPGFAVTSMTEEGLKNEKFEKSIQRHTALKRVGKPEEIAAVICFAASEEASYMTGTDLLVDGGWMIS, encoded by the coding sequence GTGGGAAGATTTGATTCCACAGTCGCCGTCGTGACCGGAGCCGGCAGCGGAATCGGAGCAGCGACTGCTATGAGACTGGCTGAAGAAGGAGCGGTTGTGGTCCTTGTAGGACGGACGACTTCCAAGCTTGAGCATGTGGCAGCGGATATTCAGGAAGCGTTCGGAGCGCGAAGAGCTTCGATTTATCAAGCAGACGTTTCCGAAGAGGAGCAGTTAGCTGGTCTTGCTGCTTTTCTCTACGAAACATATGGGAACGTGGATGTTCTGGTTAACAACGCGGGAACCTCCGGGAAATCTTCTATTCTGGAAATGGAAGCGTCAGAATGGGACCGCATTCAGGACGTGAACCTGAAGAGTGTCTTCCTCGTATCGAAGGCATTGGCACCACTGATGATGGAGAAGGAAAGTAGAAAACGGTCGATTGTGAATGTTGCTTCTTTGTCCGGACATAAGGCAGGAGCGAAAATTCCGCATTACAGTTCATCAAAAGCCGCGGTCATCAATTTCACGAAAGCGCTGGCATTGGAGTTCGCAGATTCCGGTGTACGCGTCAATTCCGTTTCTCCCGGATTTGCAGTGACATCGATGACCGAAGAAGGGTTGAAAAATGAAAAATTTGAGAAGTCTATTCAACGTCATACAGCATTGAAAAGGGTAGGAAAACCGGAAGAGATTGCAGCCGTCATCTGCTTTGCAGCTTCCGAAGAAGCATCCTATATGACAGGCACCGATTTGCTGGTCGATGGAGGATGGATGATCAGCTGA
- a CDS encoding long-chain-fatty-acid--CoA ligase, translating into MHTKHYEFWPKLTKSLTIPETSIYENLQVSARRYPKHAAISYYGTTIPYEKLLGEVDALAGYMQKEWEVKKGDKILLLMQNAPQYIVSFFAILRTGAVVVPINPMLKAEELAFYVKDGAIEHAIAGQELMSVVEPLLTSTTLHSILSAAYSDYRGKKDEELQPQEVTAEKRVFESEAITLWSDALEREHTPIDVDVRAEDLAVMPYTSGTTGLPKGCMHTHRTVQANTLGAFYWSRTTMDSKSLATLPFFHVTGMVHSMLMPVYSGNTAVVMTRWNREMARRTIRDEACTHWVTISTMLVDFLANPEVKAEDLTTLYAISGGGASFPKALGEKLYKLTGLEFVEGYGLSETIAQTHFNPPDRPKMQCLGIPSFNVDARIIDPATLEEVGTGEVGEIVVNGPQIMVGYYNRPEENEHAFLDMDGKSFFRTGDIGRMDEEGYYFIVDRLKRMINASGYNVWPTEVESALYDHPAVQQACVVGVPDPRKGENIKAFVILNESYEGDITEEEIIAWSKERMAAYKYPRMIEFIQELPMTNSGKILWRKLQEDERKKVEANQES; encoded by the coding sequence ATGCACACGAAACATTATGAATTCTGGCCTAAGCTTACGAAGTCACTGACCATTCCGGAAACCTCGATATATGAAAACCTGCAAGTGTCCGCACGCCGCTATCCGAAGCATGCGGCCATTTCTTATTATGGCACGACTATACCGTATGAGAAGCTGCTGGGGGAAGTTGATGCCCTTGCCGGATATATGCAGAAAGAGTGGGAGGTCAAAAAAGGGGATAAAATCCTTTTATTGATGCAGAATGCCCCTCAGTATATCGTCAGTTTTTTTGCCATTCTGCGTACAGGAGCTGTTGTCGTTCCCATCAATCCGATGTTGAAAGCAGAAGAGCTCGCGTTTTATGTGAAAGACGGAGCCATCGAGCATGCCATTGCAGGTCAGGAGCTTATGTCCGTCGTGGAACCGCTGCTAACATCTACGACTTTACATAGCATTCTGTCTGCGGCGTATTCCGATTATCGCGGGAAGAAGGATGAAGAACTCCAGCCGCAGGAAGTAACAGCAGAGAAAAGGGTATTCGAATCGGAAGCGATTACCCTCTGGAGCGATGCTCTGGAGCGGGAGCATACACCGATAGATGTCGATGTCCGCGCAGAAGATCTTGCCGTCATGCCTTATACTTCGGGAACGACAGGGCTGCCGAAAGGATGTATGCATACGCATCGTACGGTTCAGGCAAATACACTCGGTGCCTTCTATTGGTCCAGGACGACGATGGATTCCAAGTCGCTCGCGACGCTTCCATTCTTCCATGTTACAGGTATGGTCCACAGTATGCTTATGCCTGTCTATAGTGGCAATACCGCAGTCGTAATGACGCGGTGGAACCGGGAAATGGCAAGACGGACGATCAGAGATGAAGCATGCACGCACTGGGTGACAATCAGCACAATGCTTGTTGATTTTCTTGCCAATCCGGAAGTGAAAGCAGAGGATTTGACCACTCTCTACGCCATCTCCGGCGGAGGAGCATCCTTTCCAAAAGCGCTTGGTGAAAAACTGTACAAGCTTACCGGCCTCGAATTTGTTGAAGGATACGGTTTGTCCGAAACAATCGCCCAAACCCATTTTAATCCACCGGATCGTCCGAAGATGCAATGTCTCGGTATTCCATCGTTCAATGTGGATGCGAGAATTATAGATCCTGCGACCTTGGAGGAGGTCGGGACGGGAGAAGTCGGTGAAATCGTTGTGAACGGTCCACAAATCATGGTCGGGTATTACAATCGTCCGGAGGAGAACGAGCATGCGTTTCTTGATATGGACGGAAAGAGCTTTTTCCGAACGGGGGACATCGGCCGGATGGATGAGGAGGGCTATTACTTTATCGTCGATCGACTGAAACGAATGATCAATGCTTCAGGGTATAACGTATGGCCGACAGAGGTGGAATCCGCTCTCTATGATCATCCCGCTGTCCAGCAGGCGTGTGTCGTCGGTGTACCGGATCCGCGTAAAGGAGAAAATATCAAAGCGTTCGTCATTCTGAACGAATCCTACGAAGGTGATATTACAGAAGAAGAAATCATTGCATGGTCGAAAGAGAGAATGGCCGCTTATAAATATCCGCGGATGATTGAATTCATCCAGGAACTTCCGATGACCAACAGCGGAAAGATTTTGTGGCGGAAACTGCAGGAGGATGAACGCAAAAAGGTCGAAGCCAATCAAGAATCCTGA
- a CDS encoding TetR/AcrR family transcriptional regulator, whose product MRDKIIHTSIHLFDEKGFTETSLQEIVEEIGVTKGTFYYYFKNKQELLTVIHLDFIEFLLRNQEEILHDVSKDSKQKLRSMIYMSIHSIKDRKQSARIFFREMRNLGPDYLEPIIEKRDQFRVNVQKVVEEGISNGEFEEGMNPDMVTRGILGMTNWSYYWFDPTGKVSEEDLTSIYLEMILNGIAKS is encoded by the coding sequence ATGCGAGATAAAATCATTCATACCAGTATCCACCTTTTTGATGAAAAAGGATTTACCGAAACGTCTCTGCAGGAAATCGTGGAAGAGATCGGTGTAACAAAAGGTACCTTTTACTATTATTTCAAAAACAAACAGGAGCTTTTGACGGTCATCCATTTGGACTTCATTGAATTTCTTTTGCGGAACCAGGAGGAGATTCTGCATGACGTCTCGAAAGATAGCAAGCAAAAGCTCCGCAGCATGATTTATATGAGTATCCACAGCATTAAGGATCGAAAGCAGAGTGCCCGAATCTTTTTCCGTGAAATGCGGAATCTGGGTCCGGATTACTTGGAACCGATTATTGAAAAGAGGGACCAGTTCCGGGTGAATGTCCAAAAGGTAGTCGAGGAAGGAATCTCGAACGGGGAGTTCGAGGAAGGGATGAATCCGGATATGGTGACACGTGGAATTCTTGGTATGACGAACTGGAGCTATTATTGGTTTGATCCAACCGGGAAAGTTTCTGAGGAGGATCTCACTTCCATTTATCTTGAAATGATTTTGAACGGAATTGCAAAATCATGA
- a CDS encoding acyl-CoA dehydrogenase family protein, with the protein MYFEHSDKVKALQEKLKEFMDTHIYPNEAIYEEQLGKQDRFENIPPIMDEWKQKAKEAGLWNLFLPDSEYGAGLTNMEYAPLCEIMGRSFVGPEVFNCAAPDTGNMEVLVRYGTDEQKKQWLEPLLNGEIRSCFSMTEPDVASSDATNVQTSITRVGDEYVINGTKWWSSGAGDPRCKISILMGKTDPDAPKHEQQSMILVPLDTKGVTIKRMLPVFGYDHAPHGHAEIEFKDVRVPATNLLWGEGKGFAIAQGRLGPGRIHHCMRTIGAAERALEQMCARVQERTAFGKKIADQGVVREWIADSRIEIEQARLLTLKAAYMMDTVGNKEAKSEIAMIKVVAPNIALNVIDRAIQAFGASGVSEDQSLAASWANIRTLRLADGPDEVHRRAVAKYELQKASKRSEVHAR; encoded by the coding sequence ATGTACTTTGAACATTCCGATAAGGTAAAAGCCTTGCAGGAGAAGTTGAAGGAATTCATGGATACACATATCTACCCGAACGAAGCGATCTATGAAGAACAGCTTGGAAAACAGGATCGTTTCGAAAACATTCCGCCAATCATGGACGAATGGAAGCAGAAGGCCAAAGAAGCAGGGCTTTGGAACTTGTTCTTACCGGACAGCGAATATGGAGCAGGTTTGACGAACATGGAGTATGCTCCACTGTGTGAAATTATGGGACGTTCCTTCGTCGGACCGGAAGTGTTCAACTGTGCGGCACCTGACACAGGTAACATGGAAGTGCTCGTCCGATACGGAACGGACGAGCAGAAGAAGCAGTGGCTTGAACCGTTATTAAACGGAGAGATCCGTTCCTGTTTCTCGATGACCGAGCCGGATGTTGCTTCATCGGATGCTACGAATGTGCAGACGAGTATCACGAGGGTCGGGGATGAATATGTCATCAACGGAACGAAATGGTGGTCCTCCGGAGCAGGAGATCCTCGTTGTAAAATCAGCATTTTAATGGGTAAAACGGACCCCGATGCACCGAAGCATGAGCAGCAGTCGATGATTCTTGTTCCACTGGATACAAAAGGCGTCACTATCAAACGGATGCTTCCGGTATTCGGTTATGACCATGCGCCTCACGGTCATGCGGAGATAGAATTCAAGGATGTGCGCGTTCCGGCCACTAATTTGCTTTGGGGAGAAGGAAAAGGATTTGCCATCGCACAAGGCCGTCTCGGCCCGGGACGTATTCACCACTGTATGCGCACAATCGGTGCAGCAGAACGCGCGCTTGAACAGATGTGTGCACGTGTTCAGGAACGTACAGCGTTTGGAAAGAAAATCGCGGATCAAGGAGTTGTTCGGGAATGGATCGCTGATTCACGGATAGAAATCGAACAGGCCCGTCTTTTGACACTGAAGGCTGCGTACATGATGGATACAGTTGGAAACAAGGAAGCAAAATCGGAAATCGCGATGATCAAAGTAGTGGCACCCAACATTGCCTTGAATGTCATCGACAGAGCCATCCAGGCTTTCGGTGCTTCCGGTGTCAGTGAAGATCAGTCCCTTGCCGCAAGCTGGGCCAACATCCGCACCCTTCGTCTTGCGGACGGTCCGGATGAGGTACACCGGCGTGCGGTAGCGAAGTATGAACTGCAAAAAGCTTCAAAGAGGAGCGAAGTCCATGCACGCTAA
- a CDS encoding branched-chain amino acid ABC transporter permease — MGALLKQRGWIIGFILVAVLFPFVLNNGYFLHVLTLAFIWMIAVYGLNLLAGYTGYLSLAHAGFFAVGAYALGLLTVKAELNYWLSLLLACLITSAIGCLVGLIALRTREHFFAIYTLCVGYIIYLVIDKWDSLTGGVRGLIGIPAPSAIGPLSFDTPLSQYYLILFFLLLTILVMYRIVHSLTGRTFIAIRNGEDLAKTIGISTMKNKLIVFVLSAFFAGFAGALYASFIRFIGPDIGYMTVIFDLLTYMLVGGIGTLAGPIVGTFLIVALSQSLQFLQDYRMLIFGPLLTLLIIFYPRGIAGAYMDWRVKMGSKKRSETKRRQAYFEPQEEESEQKVKEG; from the coding sequence TTGGGAGCGCTTCTTAAACAACGGGGCTGGATTATTGGGTTCATCCTCGTCGCTGTTTTGTTTCCCTTCGTTCTGAATAACGGTTATTTCCTTCATGTATTGACTTTGGCCTTCATATGGATGATTGCGGTCTATGGGTTGAACCTGCTCGCTGGTTATACGGGATATCTGTCCCTTGCCCATGCCGGCTTCTTCGCTGTCGGAGCTTATGCTCTGGGACTCCTCACGGTCAAGGCAGAACTCAACTACTGGCTGTCTCTTCTGCTTGCCTGCCTGATCACAAGCGCCATCGGCTGTCTCGTCGGATTAATTGCTCTTCGGACGAGAGAACACTTCTTTGCGATCTACACGCTTTGTGTCGGTTACATCATCTACCTTGTCATTGATAAATGGGACAGTCTCACAGGCGGTGTCCGCGGTTTGATTGGAATCCCCGCCCCCTCCGCAATTGGACCATTGTCATTTGACACACCACTCTCTCAATATTACTTAATCCTATTTTTTCTTTTACTCACCATACTCGTTATGTACCGCATCGTACACTCGCTGACCGGCCGTACTTTTATAGCCATCCGTAATGGGGAGGATCTTGCAAAAACTATCGGTATTTCGACCATGAAGAATAAGCTGATTGTCTTTGTCCTGTCTGCCTTCTTTGCTGGATTTGCCGGTGCTCTCTATGCATCTTTCATTCGATTCATAGGTCCTGATATTGGCTATATGACGGTCATCTTCGACTTGTTGACGTACATGCTTGTCGGCGGGATCGGCACTTTAGCAGGACCGATAGTCGGTACGTTTCTCATCGTAGCCCTGTCCCAGTCGCTTCAATTTCTGCAGGATTATCGAATGCTGATCTTCGGTCCACTCCTCACCCTGTTAATCATTTTCTATCCGAGGGGGATTGCCGGAGCTTATATGGACTGGCGCGTAAAGATGGGGTCGAAGAAGCGGTCGGAAACGAAAAGGCGCCAAGCGTATTTCGAACCACAGGAAGAAGAATCGGAACAAAAAGTGAAGGAGGGATGA
- a CDS encoding SDR family oxidoreductase yields MHAKDLFDLSGKVAVVTGGGRGLGKQIALGLAESGAHVVVCSRKLEPCEQVRDLLKKEGVDALAFECDVTDASSIQHVVDQTVDHFGRIDILVNNSGATWGAPMEEMPLAAWQKVMDVNVTGTFLMSQAIGKIMLEQGEGNIINIASVAGMKGSDPEQMDTIGYNSSKGAVLTFTKDLAVKWGPRGIRVNAIAPGFFPTKMSKVLMERGEDTFLNRTPLRKFGGDDDLKGTAIFLSSRASNHITGDVVIIDGGSHAM; encoded by the coding sequence ATGCACGCTAAAGACCTTTTCGATTTAAGCGGCAAAGTAGCCGTCGTTACCGGAGGTGGTCGCGGGCTTGGGAAGCAGATCGCGCTTGGCTTGGCCGAGTCAGGTGCACATGTCGTCGTTTGTTCAAGGAAACTTGAGCCCTGTGAACAAGTGCGTGATTTGCTTAAAAAAGAAGGGGTCGATGCGCTGGCGTTCGAGTGCGACGTAACAGATGCTTCCAGCATTCAGCATGTGGTCGATCAGACCGTCGATCATTTCGGCCGCATTGATATTTTGGTCAATAACAGCGGGGCGACCTGGGGAGCACCAATGGAAGAAATGCCGCTTGCAGCCTGGCAGAAGGTCATGGATGTGAACGTCACAGGAACGTTCCTCATGTCCCAGGCCATAGGAAAAATAATGCTGGAACAAGGAGAAGGAAACATTATTAACATCGCTTCCGTAGCTGGAATGAAAGGGTCTGATCCGGAACAAATGGATACAATCGGTTACAACTCAAGCAAAGGTGCCGTCCTTACGTTTACAAAAGATCTTGCCGTCAAATGGGGTCCCCGTGGTATCCGCGTTAATGCGATTGCACCTGGATTCTTCCCGACGAAAATGTCCAAGGTTCTGATGGAGCGGGGAGAGGATACGTTTCTTAATCGGACGCCTCTGCGGAAGTTCGGCGGCGATGATGATTTGAAAGGAACGGCAATATTCTTAAGTTCACGGGCGTCGAACCATATTACAGGGGATGTCGTCATCATCGATGGTGGTTCTCACGCTATGTGA
- a CDS encoding MaoC family dehydratase N-terminal domain-containing protein, with the protein MFKHAVGKKSEKVKNTVERGAVIKFAEAIGDPHPVYLDDVAYTRNIAPPTFPRVFDYGSVKGLDLPAKGLIHGEQHYHYERPLFVGEEVLCYTVIEDYYERSGSSGNMGFLKVKKYGEDLEGRLIFSEEQTAIITEAVRKEMRV; encoded by the coding sequence ATGTTTAAACATGCGGTCGGAAAGAAATCCGAAAAAGTGAAGAACACGGTAGAGCGGGGAGCGGTCATCAAGTTCGCCGAGGCAATCGGTGACCCTCACCCTGTTTATTTGGATGATGTCGCTTACACGCGTAATATTGCTCCACCAACATTTCCGAGAGTGTTTGATTATGGAAGCGTGAAGGGTCTGGATCTTCCCGCTAAAGGGCTTATCCACGGAGAGCAGCACTATCATTATGAGCGCCCGCTGTTCGTTGGGGAGGAAGTGCTCTGTTATACGGTCATCGAAGATTATTACGAACGGAGCGGCTCCAGCGGCAATATGGGATTCTTGAAAGTGAAAAAGTATGGAGAGGACTTGGAAGGTCGTTTGATTTTCTCAGAAGAGCAGACAGCGATCATTACGGAAGCGGTCAGGAAGGAGATGCGCGTATGA
- a CDS encoding branched-chain amino acid ABC transporter permease yields the protein MDILMQQLFNGLTIGSVYSLVALGLTLVYGILHIPNFAHGALYMLGAYVTLTMMLLYGVHYWVAMAVSVLVVGLLGVLMDRIVFHPLRNAPPIHDKIAAIGILLFLEAFAQLIWGADYRTMVTPYGQVVDIFGMTATVQRVLINVGAIVVMVLLYLFLKKTYVGATIIAMAQNREGAHLVGINTNKVAMLTFMISGALAAIAASLSAPINLVFPGMGHLVILKAFVIIIIGGMGSVPGAILGGYILGFTESLGATYISNDYKDIIAFLLLVAILSIKPKGLFAREGF from the coding sequence ATGGATATTCTGATGCAACAGTTGTTCAATGGCTTGACAATCGGAAGTGTCTACAGTCTGGTTGCCCTTGGTCTCACCCTTGTTTACGGTATTCTTCATATTCCTAACTTTGCTCACGGTGCATTATATATGCTCGGGGCGTATGTCACTCTGACTATGATGCTGCTTTACGGTGTCCATTACTGGGTTGCTATGGCCGTCTCCGTCCTCGTTGTCGGTCTGCTTGGTGTACTGATGGACCGGATTGTATTTCATCCGCTCCGTAACGCCCCGCCGATCCATGACAAAATTGCCGCCATCGGAATCCTGTTATTTTTGGAAGCTTTCGCTCAATTAATTTGGGGAGCAGATTACCGCACGATGGTTACCCCATATGGGCAGGTCGTCGATATTTTTGGAATGACGGCGACGGTGCAGCGGGTGCTGATCAACGTTGGTGCCATTGTTGTCATGGTCCTCCTCTATTTGTTCCTGAAAAAGACATACGTCGGAGCGACGATTATCGCGATGGCTCAGAATCGGGAAGGGGCACACCTTGTCGGTATCAACACAAACAAAGTTGCCATGCTGACGTTCATGATCTCAGGCGCGCTTGCCGCCATTGCTGCTTCCTTGTCTGCACCGATTAACCTCGTTTTTCCGGGAATGGGCCACCTCGTTATATTGAAGGCATTTGTCATTATTATCATCGGTGGTATGGGCAGCGTCCCGGGGGCGATTCTCGGCGGCTATATTCTTGGCTTTACCGAGAGTCTCGGTGCAACCTATATATCCAACGATTATAAAGACATTATCGCGTTTCTGCTTCTGGTCGCCATCTTGTCCATCAAGCCTAAAGGTTTATTTGCAAGGGAGGGATTTTGA
- a CDS encoding MaoC/PaaZ C-terminal domain-containing protein: MTNWKAGETLDTVTMKPVTRLDLIKYAGASGDYNPIHTIDKEAERAGLPGVIAHGMWTMGNLSKLFTPYYDQGFIQDYSIRFKGMVFLGDVLTLHAEVEEDTEEKTTFRVYARNQKEEDVIKGNVVFCKRLIEAPIH, from the coding sequence ATGACGAATTGGAAAGCTGGGGAAACCCTCGATACGGTGACGATGAAACCGGTAACGAGGCTGGATTTGATCAAGTATGCAGGAGCATCCGGCGATTACAATCCGATCCACACGATCGATAAGGAAGCGGAACGGGCAGGACTTCCGGGGGTGATCGCTCACGGCATGTGGACGATGGGGAATTTGTCCAAGCTGTTTACTCCTTACTATGACCAAGGCTTCATCCAGGATTATTCCATCCGCTTCAAGGGCATGGTGTTCCTTGGTGATGTGCTCACCCTTCATGCGGAAGTGGAAGAGGATACGGAAGAGAAGACTACGTTCCGCGTGTATGCAAGGAATCAGAAAGAAGAAGATGTCATCAAAGGGAATGTTGTATTTTGTAAGCGTTTAATAGAAGCGCCTATTCATTAA
- the fabG gene encoding 3-oxoacyl-ACP reductase FabG — translation MADRFKNRVAFVTGGSRGIGKGIAKHLALDGAKIAVIDINEEALQEVEAEFKEEGLELYTKVADVSDFSQVEDAMQEAYKRFGSIDILVNNAGVIKDNMLFKMTAEDWDTVMNVHLKGSFNAAKAAQKYMVESKYGRIINISSTSALGNRGQANYATAKAGLQGFTKTLAIELGKFGITANAVAPGFIETEMTKQTAERVGISFEEMIRLSVQNIPVGRSGHPEDIANAVAFFADEKSSFVSGQVIYVAGGPRN, via the coding sequence ATGGCGGACAGATTTAAGAATCGTGTCGCTTTTGTAACCGGTGGAAGCCGCGGGATCGGCAAGGGTATTGCCAAACACTTGGCATTGGACGGTGCAAAAATCGCTGTCATCGATATTAATGAAGAAGCGCTGCAGGAAGTAGAAGCAGAATTTAAAGAAGAAGGACTTGAGCTGTACACGAAAGTCGCGGACGTCAGTGATTTCAGCCAGGTGGAAGATGCGATGCAGGAAGCCTATAAGCGCTTTGGATCGATCGACATTCTTGTCAACAATGCTGGTGTAATCAAAGATAATATGCTGTTTAAAATGACAGCAGAGGACTGGGATACAGTCATGAACGTTCATTTGAAAGGGTCGTTCAACGCTGCCAAAGCTGCACAAAAGTACATGGTTGAAAGTAAATACGGAAGAATTATAAACATTTCCTCCACGTCTGCATTAGGAAACCGGGGACAGGCAAACTATGCCACAGCGAAAGCCGGCCTGCAGGGGTTTACAAAAACGCTTGCCATTGAGCTTGGAAAATTCGGCATTACCGCAAATGCCGTTGCGCCGGGATTCATCGAAACAGAAATGACGAAGCAGACGGCTGAAAGGGTAGGAATTTCTTTTGAAGAAATGATTCGCTTAAGCGTTCAGAATATACCGGTAGGCCGGAGCGGGCATCCGGAAGATATTGCGAACGCAGTGGCGTTTTTCGCTGACGAAAAATCTTCGTTCGTAAGCGGGCAGGTCATCTATGTCGCCGGTGGCCCGAGAAACTAA
- a CDS encoding acyl-CoA thioesterase yields MEHESKVRVRFCETDMAGHVNNTSYFIYLEEARGKFFQDIFPSHLNTVGTFILATTTCDFVSQAYFGQPLIVQSWVSDIGNSSFSFGHRIIVEGTEELVAKASAVIVHFNYDKQISERIPDELRLLLDDCLMTERSGSRGKI; encoded by the coding sequence GTGGAGCATGAGAGTAAAGTGAGGGTCCGTTTCTGCGAGACGGATATGGCTGGACACGTCAATAATACAAGCTACTTCATCTACTTGGAAGAGGCACGGGGAAAGTTCTTTCAAGATATTTTCCCGAGCCACTTGAATACAGTTGGAACGTTCATCCTTGCAACAACGACGTGCGATTTCGTCAGCCAGGCCTATTTCGGACAGCCGCTTATTGTCCAGTCCTGGGTATCTGATATCGGCAACAGCAGTTTTTCCTTCGGGCATCGGATCATCGTCGAAGGAACAGAGGAGCTGGTAGCGAAAGCGAGTGCCGTCATTGTTCATTTCAATTATGATAAGCAAATAAGTGAACGGATTCCCGATGAGCTTCGCCTTTTACTTGACGATTGTCTTATGACGGAAAGGAGTGGGAGCCGTGGGAAGATTTGA